A section of the Tachysurus fulvidraco isolate hzauxx_2018 chromosome 7, HZAU_PFXX_2.0, whole genome shotgun sequence genome encodes:
- the LOC113635531 gene encoding alpha-2C adrenergic receptor-like — translation MEAPGGVNAPAVSYTSSYANSSWESETRYSRTAAAGLAALVAFLIVFTVVGNALVMLAVLTSRALRAPQNLFLVSLAAADILVAALVMPFSLANELMGYWHFGRAWCGAYLALDVLFCTASIGHLCAISLDRYWSVTSAVQYNLKRTPSRIKAAILAVWIISALISSPPLFSMMDNGLAEGTGQLPQCQLNDDTWYILASSSASFFLPCIIMILVYVRIYRVAKTRTRTSSEKKPSLDTDNGISIATSVVRMNGERENGHCPGTPGINVDPRPSIQAEPEPTSTLEAKSWKEKDTTPSRSHEGSKRGSSLPSLASETSRRASRASSKTQDLFSSRRMSSGRRKNSSGGSIRRRRASQVREKRFTFVLTVVMGVFVLCWFPFFFSYSLYGICRQACHIPDLLFKFFFWIGYCNSSLNPVIYTIFNQDFRRAFHKILCSPWKKSF, via the coding sequence AAACTCCTCGTGGGAGTCGGAAACGCGCTACTCGCGGACAGCAGCGGCGGGACTCGCGGCGCTCGTCGCCTTCCTCATCGTGTTCACGGTGGTGGGAAATGCCCTGGTGATGCTCGCAGTATTAACGAGCCGCGCGCTTCGTGCGCCGCAAAATCTGTTCCTGGTGTCTCTGGCTGCGGCGGACATCCTGGTGGCGGCGCTCGTCATGCCTTTTTCGCTCGCCAACGAGCTGATGGGATACTGGCACTTTGGGCGTGCGTGGTGCGGTGCGTACCTGGCGCTTGACGTGCTCTTCTGCACCGCCTCCATCGGACACCTGTGCGCCATCAGCTTGGACCGATATTGGTCAGTCACGAGTGCTGTTCAATACAACCTGAAGCGCACACCTAGTCGCATCAAGGCTGCCATACTGGCCGTGTGGATCATCTCCGCCCTCATATCTTCACCGCCACTCTTCTCTATGATGGACAATGGGTTAGCTGAGGGCACAGGGCAGCTTCCACAGTGCCAACTCAATGACGATACATGGTACATTTTAGCCTCCAGTTCTGCATCCTTCTTCTTGCCGTGCATCATCATGATCCTTGTCTATGTGCGCATTTACAGGGTGGCCAAGACAAGAACAAGGACCTCTTCCGAGAAAAAGCCAAGTCTAGACACTGACAACGGCATCAGCATCGCCACTTCAGTGGTGAGGAtgaacggagagagagagaacgggcACTGTCCGGGGACACCAGGCATAAATGTTGATCCACGGCCATCAATCCAGGCTGAGCCAGAACCCACCTCAACTTTGGAGGCCAAAAGCTGGAAGGAAAAAGATACAacaccaagcagaagccacgaAGGCTCAAAACGTGGGTCATCATTGCCATCTTTGGCATCAGAGACAAGCAGGCGGGCATCCCGTGCCAGCAGCAAGACACAAGATTTGTTTTCATCTCGGAGGATGTCTAGTGGACGAAGGAAGAACAGCAGTGGTGGCAGCATAAGGAGGAGAAGGGCGTCTCAGGTGCGTGAAAAGCGCTTCACCTTTGTGCTAACTGTGGTGATGGGTGTCTTTGTGCTCTGCTGGTTCCCATTCTTCTTCAGCTACAGCTTGTATGGCATATGCCGCCAGGCGTGCCACATTCCTGACCTCCTCTTTAAGTTCTTCTTCTGGATTGGTTACTGCAACAGCTCACTTAACCCTGTCATCTACACCATCTTCAACCAGGACTTCAGAAGGGCTTTCCACAAGATACTTTGCTCACCCTGGAAAAAGTCCTTCTAA